DNA sequence from the Methanolobus sp. ZRKC5 genome:
CCAAAAAGTTATACAGACAACATCACGTGTAAAAGGCTGAAAGAACAGAGATCTATTTTAAAAACAGCTCCACCAAGGATCAATGATTTCTCCTTTGAAATAGAAAAATTCGTTAAGATCAATCCAATTTACGGACAAACTTCATCTTCAATATCAAAACATGAGAGGTTCATGGACATCAGGTTTTCTGATGACCATTACAATTCAATAAAAGCAGAAATAAACTCATGTTACAAACGTGGCTTCTTTGTGGCAACTTTTTTACTTTCAAAAGAATTAATCCGAAATCTCCTTATAGACATTATAAAAATCAATTTTCATCCAATATCTGATGAGCAGATTTCTCTTTACTACGATTTTCAGAACAATACCCATAAAGAGATGTGGCAATTGCTTGGAACACTGATAGAAAAGAAAGAAGAAATTGACATCAATTCTGAAGCGATTGAAAATCTTATAGAGATGCTTGAAGCCATGGACCAGAAAATGAGACCTGGCTCACACTCATTTAAATCAATCTCTACGCGTGAGGACATCGATAACTACAGACTTGACGAACTTGTAGAATTACTTAATGACATCGTTGAATTCATGAGTAAGTGAACTCAATGTGAAAAATATCTTATTATGGGAAAATCTAATATCTCATAAGCTATGGAAAGCTCATTTTTATAGTGATACTATACACAAATGTATAAGTACTACAAAATAAAAAATGTATATGGGGTAATATGAACATTTTATACATTTTTGCACATCCTGAACCGAAATCTTTCAATTCGTTCATGAGAGAGATAGCTGTAAAAGAACTTGAGGAGAAGGGCAATAGAGTAAGACATTCTGACCTTTATACAATGGGTTTCAAGCCGGTGCTAGACAAAACTGATTTTCTACAACGCAAGAAAACAGACTCATTCAACCCATTCATTGAACAGATCACAGCAAGTAAGGAAGGTACTTTTTCCGATGATATAATGGCAGAGATGGAAAAAGTAAAATGGGCAGATGTCCTGATCTTCCATTTTCCCATCTATTTTACCGCAATGCCAGCCATCATGAAAGGGTGGATAGATAGAGTCTTTGCAGCGGGTTTTGCCTTCAGTCCGATAAAAGATAGAGTCTATGAGAATGGATTATTGAAAGGCAAGAAAGTAATGATGGTAATAAGTACCGGTGCAGAAGAAGAATGGTACTCTATGGCAGGTAAACACGGAGATATCCGGGAATTGTTAAGGTACATTAGCCACTGTACATTCGAGTATGTAGGAATGGAAGTGATTGATACCCACATAACATTCGGAGCGGGAAAAATGACTGCTGAAAAAGTAGATGAAGAATTGAACAGGTATCTGAAAAAGTTAAACCTGCTTTTCAAGAACTCATAAACCTGAAGCCTTTAGCCCAAAAAAATCGTAGTAGTTACTGTAATTGATCCGATATCTTAACTTCAAACAAATTCGTAGTTTAAGCAATACATTTATGCAGGGAGTGACATTTGGATAATATGGGGCTAAAGAGAAAGTTTATGAAAACCAACAATAACACTTTGTTAGGCATCTGTGTGTTGCTTACTATTGTCATTGTAACAATCGCAACATTTTTCCTTGGCTGCACTGAAACACCGGCGACTTCTGATAACGAGACAGACACCGGTAACCAAACCGATGATGAATATGTATACAATAATGCGGTTGTTGAAGATACAGAGATATTGATCCTTGAATCTTTTCCAGTTCAAATCCATGTGTTAACAACAGGATATCATCCGGACGGATGTACCCAGATACATGAAAAAAGTGTCAAATTTGACAAGGAAGAAAAACTCTTCACCGTAGATATGAAAACAATAAGACCAGCGGATGTAATGTGCACAGAAGCAATT
Encoded proteins:
- a CDS encoding NAD(P)H-dependent oxidoreductase, whose amino-acid sequence is MNILYIFAHPEPKSFNSFMREIAVKELEEKGNRVRHSDLYTMGFKPVLDKTDFLQRKKTDSFNPFIEQITASKEGTFSDDIMAEMEKVKWADVLIFHFPIYFTAMPAIMKGWIDRVFAAGFAFSPIKDRVYENGLLKGKKVMMVISTGAEEEWYSMAGKHGDIRELLRYISHCTFEYVGMEVIDTHITFGAGKMTAEKVDEELNRYLKKLNLLFKNS